The Legionella sp. PATHC032 genome has a window encoding:
- a CDS encoding NYN domain-containing protein, whose product MTKITTDEAALKLAVLIDADNARAVIIDGLLTEIAGYGDAIVRRIYGDFTLPSSAQWKKVLHKYAIKPVQQFAFTSGKNATDSALIIDAMDLLYTHRFGGFCIVSSDSDFTSLANRIREEGLQVFGFGEKKTPEAFRNACNKFIFTEVLRPVAPPDQLISQSKKRKQPVKQAKANEPSAQEFPKEFILEALNNSYDDTGWAYIGTFGGYLTKLKPDFDSRLYGFKKLSDLVKGKPEIFETEERVNPGSNTKVLYLRGRQE is encoded by the coding sequence ATGACAAAAATTACAACAGATGAAGCCGCGTTAAAATTAGCTGTACTTATTGATGCTGATAATGCTCGAGCAGTTATTATTGATGGTCTTTTAACTGAGATTGCTGGTTATGGAGATGCTATCGTAAGGAGAATTTATGGCGATTTCACCTTACCATCTAGCGCACAATGGAAAAAGGTATTGCATAAATACGCTATAAAACCAGTACAGCAGTTTGCTTTTACTTCTGGAAAAAATGCAACAGATAGTGCACTTATTATTGATGCTATGGATCTACTTTATACGCATCGTTTTGGTGGTTTTTGTATCGTGTCAAGTGATAGTGATTTTACAAGTCTTGCTAACCGTATTCGTGAAGAAGGGTTGCAAGTTTTTGGATTTGGAGAAAAAAAAACACCAGAGGCATTTCGTAATGCCTGCAATAAATTTATTTTCACTGAAGTACTACGCCCTGTAGCACCACCTGATCAATTAATTAGCCAGTCAAAAAAGAGAAAGCAGCCTGTTAAACAAGCAAAAGCTAATGAACCCTCAGCACAAGAATTTCCAAAAGAATTTATTCTAGAAGCATTAAATAACTCATACGATGATACTGGTTGGGCATACATAGGAACATTTGGTGGCTATTTAACTAAGTTAAAACCAGACTTTGATTCCAGGCTTTATGGTTTCAAAAAGCTGAGTGATTTGGTTAAGGGAAAACCGGAGATTTTTGAAACGGAAGAACGAGTCAATCCTGGATCGAACACAAAAGTTTTATATTTACGTGGTAGACAAGAATAA
- a CDS encoding MazG nucleotide pyrophosphohydrolase domain-containing protein, protein MNLLEKIAALENEATEFGFQWETTDQIMTQIQSECIEVDEHLKAGINDNSSALQEEIGDLLHAVFSLCVFCKLDLKDTLQQTVEKFERRLRAVKMIAHEMKLINLEGQTFDELMSIWKQAKSRVG, encoded by the coding sequence ATGAATCTATTAGAAAAAATTGCAGCATTAGAAAATGAAGCTACTGAATTTGGTTTTCAGTGGGAAACGACCGATCAGATTATGACTCAAATCCAAAGTGAGTGTATTGAAGTCGATGAGCATTTAAAAGCAGGAATTAATGATAACTCATCTGCTTTGCAGGAAGAAATAGGTGACCTATTGCATGCCGTGTTTTCACTGTGTGTATTTTGTAAATTAGATCTCAAAGATACACTGCAACAAACCGTGGAAAAATTTGAGCGGCGGCTCCGCGCTGTCAAAATGATTGCTCATGAAATGAAACTCATTAATTTGGAAGGACAAACTTTTGATGAGTTGATGTCTATCTGGAAACAAGCAAAGAGCAGAGTAGGTTAA
- a CDS encoding IS4-like element ISLpn5 family transposase — MIKGNQNNSSSGWAESEFGIVNFGDKRLSKRLLKIADSFANSPECSINRACDDWHQSKAAYRFFQNDAVSERKILDSHITKTIERAKNYPTILAIQDTSYISYKNHKKTEGLGIIAARVRSKTTNFQTHGLVMHTTFAVTTEGLPIGLLDQKISSRPLLDETVKELKKRSHNIALPIEEKESMRWIESLEHSNNYPDLKNAKVVTVCDREADIYDLFEVASTNQCPFVVRARQDRTVNKTSIYSKKSGEKLWDLVSGSPCRGEIQVTIPARDNKPKRTATLEVRFDHFVMNPPKNNVKRKTRTLPDLKLNAVYVIEQSPPLGEEPMNWMLLTNIDINNFEEAVEKIQWYCLRWRIEIFHKILKSGFKVEECRLGAADRLVRFLTIMSVIAWRIFFITLVARESPDLPCSFLLANEEWNVLYTKIHHTKHYPETPPTIKEAVKWIAQLGGFLARKNDGEPGPITLWRGWKRLVDLAEGWNLALS; from the coding sequence ATGATAAAAGGGAATCAAAATAACTCATCTTCTGGATGGGCAGAGAGTGAGTTCGGAATAGTTAATTTTGGTGATAAACGATTAAGTAAAAGACTTCTAAAAATAGCAGATAGCTTTGCCAACTCCCCTGAATGTTCAATAAATCGAGCATGTGACGATTGGCATCAAAGTAAAGCAGCTTATAGATTTTTTCAAAATGATGCTGTATCGGAAAGAAAAATCCTTGATAGTCATATCACTAAAACTATTGAAAGAGCCAAGAACTATCCAACTATTTTAGCCATCCAGGATACGAGTTATATTTCTTATAAAAATCATAAAAAGACTGAAGGATTAGGAATTATAGCAGCTAGAGTTCGCTCTAAAACAACTAATTTTCAAACTCATGGATTGGTAATGCATACCACATTTGCAGTAACTACAGAAGGCCTGCCTATAGGATTACTGGATCAAAAAATTAGTTCTAGACCGCTTTTAGATGAGACAGTAAAGGAGTTGAAAAAAAGAAGTCATAATATCGCTCTTCCTATAGAGGAAAAAGAAAGTATGCGTTGGATCGAGTCTCTCGAACACTCTAATAATTATCCGGATTTAAAAAATGCTAAGGTGGTTACTGTTTGTGATAGAGAGGCAGATATTTATGATTTATTTGAAGTAGCATCGACAAATCAATGTCCTTTTGTAGTGAGGGCACGTCAAGATAGAACAGTAAATAAGACATCAATTTACTCTAAAAAAAGTGGTGAAAAATTATGGGATTTGGTGAGTGGTTCGCCTTGTCGGGGGGAAATTCAAGTCACTATTCCTGCTCGAGATAATAAGCCTAAAAGAACAGCAACATTAGAAGTAAGGTTTGATCATTTTGTGATGAACCCTCCTAAAAATAACGTGAAACGTAAAACCAGAACACTCCCTGATTTAAAACTAAATGCAGTGTATGTCATAGAACAATCTCCTCCTCTGGGCGAAGAGCCTATGAATTGGATGTTGTTGACCAACATAGACATTAATAATTTTGAAGAGGCAGTAGAAAAAATACAATGGTATTGCTTAAGATGGAGGATAGAAATTTTTCACAAAATCTTAAAATCTGGTTTTAAAGTTGAAGAATGCAGGCTCGGTGCAGCCGATAGATTAGTTCGCTTTCTTACAATAATGAGTGTCATTGCATGGCGAATTTTTTTTATCACACTAGTTGCTAGAGAAAGCCCCGATCTTCCTTGTTCGTTCTTATTGGCTAATGAGGAATGGAACGTCTTGTATACCAAAATACATCATACAAAACACTATCCTGAAACACCACCCACAATAAAAGAAGCCGTGAAATGGATAGCTCAGCTAGGCGGCTTTTTAGCCCGTAAAAACGATGGGGAACCTGGTCCTATAACATTGTGGAGAGGATGGAAAAGATTAGTCGACCTTGCGGAAGGTTGGAATCTTGCTCTTTCTTAG
- the ltrA gene encoding group II intron reverse transcriptase/maturase, which yields MTDNLLSGAPDAFILNTKWDQLDWPSIEKNVYRLQVRIAKAVSNKQHGKVKSLQWLLVNSISAKLLAVRRVTTAKGSKTPGIDGVVWTTSEEKCEAVRNLKARGYKATPLRRIYIPKKNGKERPLSIPTLKDRAMQALYLLALEPVGETTADLNSYGFRPKRSTHDAIYQCYATLARKNCAQWILEGDIKACFDEIDHGWLKSNIIIDQRVLTQWLQAGYMEKNQLFETARGTPQGGPASPLLANMVLDGLEREIHSGCGQGNKINYIRFADDFIVTANSPDILKEKVMPIISNFLAQRGLSLSQEKTKIVHIEEGFDFLGFNVRKYKGKFLTTPSKDSIKSVQMKIKETVKKGYGWKGSELISALNPIIKGWANYHRKVVSKATFSELDNYIYQETFRWTMRKFSGHNRYKAMDRYFRNRSLTRRWIFSDVVKAKDGTKKYVCINKMMDIKIQRHVKIRSSANPYLPEYVKYFEDRKKWAKDCSFVQRIKDKQLNVIGSEYLLGE from the coding sequence ATGACGGATAATTTATTATCTGGTGCGCCTGACGCATTCATCTTAAATACAAAGTGGGATCAGCTCGACTGGCCTAGTATTGAGAAAAATGTATACAGACTTCAAGTGCGTATCGCAAAGGCAGTGAGTAATAAACAGCACGGAAAAGTGAAGTCATTGCAATGGCTGCTGGTTAATTCCATCAGCGCAAAACTTCTTGCAGTGAGACGAGTAACGACAGCAAAAGGAAGCAAGACGCCTGGTATTGATGGTGTTGTTTGGACAACATCAGAAGAAAAATGCGAGGCGGTGCGCAACCTAAAAGCAAGAGGGTATAAGGCAACTCCGCTTCGAAGGATTTACATCCCGAAGAAGAATGGAAAAGAGCGTCCACTAAGCATACCCACTTTGAAAGATCGGGCAATGCAAGCACTCTATTTGTTAGCATTAGAACCCGTTGGAGAGACTACAGCTGATCTAAATTCCTATGGATTTAGACCAAAGCGAAGTACTCATGACGCGATATACCAGTGCTATGCAACCTTGGCACGGAAAAATTGCGCTCAATGGATTTTAGAAGGCGACATTAAGGCCTGTTTTGATGAAATTGATCATGGATGGCTCAAAAGTAATATCATAATAGATCAACGAGTGCTAACACAGTGGTTGCAGGCAGGCTACATGGAAAAGAATCAATTATTTGAAACAGCACGAGGTACTCCGCAAGGTGGTCCAGCCTCACCACTGCTCGCAAATATGGTTCTAGACGGACTTGAGAGGGAAATTCACTCCGGCTGTGGGCAAGGCAATAAAATAAATTATATTCGTTTTGCCGATGATTTCATCGTAACTGCAAACAGTCCTGATATCCTCAAAGAAAAAGTGATGCCGATAATTTCAAACTTTCTTGCACAACGAGGTCTTTCATTGTCACAGGAAAAAACCAAAATTGTGCATATCGAGGAAGGCTTTGATTTTCTCGGATTTAATGTCAGGAAATATAAGGGTAAGTTCTTAACTACGCCCTCAAAAGACAGCATTAAATCCGTACAAATGAAAATCAAAGAGACCGTCAAGAAAGGATATGGTTGGAAAGGCTCGGAGCTTATCTCAGCGCTGAATCCTATCATAAAAGGATGGGCTAACTATCATCGAAAAGTCGTCTCAAAAGCAACATTTTCCGAACTGGATAATTACATATATCAAGAAACATTCCGTTGGACGATGAGGAAGTTTAGTGGTCATAATCGCTATAAAGCAATGGATCGTTATTTTCGAAATCGTAGCCTTACAAGGCGCTGGATTTTTAGTGACGTGGTTAAGGCCAAGGACGGTACGAAGAAGTATGTTTGTATTAACAAAATGATGGATATAAAAATACAACGACACGTCAAAATTAGGTCGAGCGCCAACCCCTATCTACCCGAGTATGTTAAATACTTTGAAGATAGAAAAAAATGGGCTAAAGACTGCTCCTTTGTTCAACGAATAAAGGACAAACAATTGAATGTTATTGGTAGCGAATACCTGCTGGGTGAATAG